A window of the Gasterosteus aculeatus chromosome 21, fGasAcu3.hap1.1, whole genome shotgun sequence genome harbors these coding sequences:
- the rmdn1 gene encoding regulator of microtubule dynamics protein 1 has translation MFATVLRRCVSGKLLSAPAAKLVRVRGTSNYSTTLRRTAAALPSGRAALLLGLPALSCLTFEAYHRVQSSTVLYALEKEEVLEQADYLYSCAETEKLYQLLLQYKDSDNAEFLWRLARASRDLSVQPNVEAGRKKQLMFDAFEYAKKALDKDDKCFAAHKWYAVCLSDVGDYEGIKTKIGNSYIIREHLERAIELNPKDATSLFILGYWCFSFAELPWYQRKVAAVIFSSPPNSTYEEALEFFLKAEEADPNFYSKNLLMLGKTYLGMKDRERALHYLTKAKEYPAHTQEEKEVHKEALDFLKKLG, from the exons ATGTTTGCAACCGTGCTGAGAAGATGCGTGAGCGGAAAGTTACTGTCGGCACCTGCCGCAAAACTTGTCAGAGTCAGAGGGACAAGCAACTACTCCACAACTTTAAGAAGGACGGCCGCTGCTCTCCCA AGCGGGCGAGCTGCGCTCCTCCTGGGCCTCCCCGCACTGTCCTGCCTGACTTTTGAAGCTTATCACCGAGTGCAGAGTTCAACCGTGCTCTACGCTTTAGAGAAAG AGGAGGTTCTGGAGCAGGCTGACTACCTGTACAGCTGTGCAGAGACGGAGAAGCtgtaccagctgctgctgcagtacaaGGACAG tgacaaTGCAGAGTTTCTGTGGAGGCTGGCTCGGGCGTCTCGCGACCTGTCCGTCCAGCCCAACGTGGAGGCCGGACGGAAGAAGCAGCTGATGTTTGACGCTTTTGAATATGCAAAGAAGGCCCTGGACAAAGATGACAAGTGTTTCGCTGCACACAAA TGGTACGCAGTGTGTCTCAGTGACGTCGGGGATTACGAGGGAATCAAGACGAAAATCGGAAATTCCTACATCATCAGGGAACATCTAGAG agagctATTGAACTCAATCCCAAAGATGCCACTTCCTTATTTATTTTGGGTTACTG gtGCTTTTCCTTTGCTGAGCTGCCTTGGTACCAACGCAAAGTGGCGGCGGTCATTTTTTCTTCACCACCCAACTCCACGTACGAGGAG GCTTTGGAATTCTTCCTGAAAGCCGAAGAAG CTGATCCAAACTTCTACAGTAAAAATCTGCTGATGCTCGGGAAGACGTACCTGGGCATGAAAGACCGAGAGAGAGCGCTGCACTATCTAACCAAAGCAAAAGAATACCCCGCCcacacacaggaggagaaggag GTCCACAAAGAAGCCCTTGACTTCCTGAAGAAACTAGGATGA
- the LOC120811596 gene encoding copine-3 isoform X1: MASGGAPLPAATHWATKVELTISCENLMDMDVFSKSDPLCALYINTSGSHWYEFGRTEMILNCLNPKFSKKFVVDYYFETVQKMKFCVYDIDNDTHDLGDDDFLGELECTLGQIVSNRQMTRSLLLKDKRPAGRGTITICAEEITDSRVANFEVSGRSLDKKFLWWSDPFLELYKQTETGWQLAHRTEVVNNNVNPVWRPFRVSLRSLCGGEVERPIKVDCYDNRVSGAHDLIGSFKATLAEMQMGTHVSPVEFECIAPKKLKKKNYKNSGVICIKNCQVVKEYTFLDYIMGGCQINFTIAIDFTGSNGDPSSPQSLHYINPEGYNEYLSAIWTVGNVIQDYDSTKMFPVFGFGAQLPSTSQVSHEFPINFNPANPFCAGIEGVVHAYQQCLPRLKLWGPTNFSPIINHVACFARQALRQNMASQYFVLLIITDGVITDMDQTRTAIVEASRLPMSIIIVGVGGADFSEMEFLDSDDELLSSPRGDVASRDIVQFVPFRDFQGNHTALAQSVLAELPDQVASFFNSYKLKPPNILRESDPS; encoded by the exons ATGGCCTCAGGTGGGGCCCCGTTGCCAGCGGCCACCCATTGGGCCACCAAGGTGGAGCTGACCatctcctgtgagaacctcatgGACATGGACGTCTTTTCTAAGTCTGACCCTCTGTGCGCCTTGTACATTAACACGTCAGGCTCCCACTGGTATGAG TTTGGACGCACAGAGATGATCTTGAACTGCCTGAATCCAAAGTTTTCCAAGAAGTTTGTGGTCGATTACTATTTCGAGACGGTGCAGAAGATGAAGTTCTGCGTGTATGATATTGACAATGACACCCATGACCTGGGGGATGACGATTTCCTGGGGGAGCTTGAATGCACGCTGGGACAG ATCGTTTCTAACAGGCAGATGACCCGATCTCTATTGCTGAAGGACAAGCGGCCTGCAGGTCGTGGGACCATCACA ATATGTGCCGAAGAGATAACCGACAGCAGAGTGGCCAACTTTGAGGTGTCAGGCCGCAGTCTGGACAAGAAG TTTTTGTGGTGGTCCGATCCTTTCCTGGAACTCTACAAGCAGACGGAGACTGGATGGCAGCTGGCTCACAGGACCGAG GTGGTAAACAACAACGTAAACCCAGTGTGGAGGCCGTTCCGCGTCTCTTTGCGATCTCTCTGCGGAGGAGAAGTGGAGAGACCTATAAAG GTCGACTGCTATGACAACCGTGTGAGCGGCGCTCATGACCTTATTGGCAGCTTTAAAGCCACGCTGGCGGAGATGCAAATGGGAACACACGTTTCCCCT GTGGAATTTGAGTGCATCGCCccaaaaaagctgaaaaagaaaaactataaAAACTCTGGAGTCATTTGCATTAAGAACTGCCAG GTGGTGAAGGAGTACACCTTCCTGGATTATATTATGGGTGGTTGTCAAATCAACTTCACT ATTGCCATTGACTTCACAGGCTCTAACGGGGACCCCAGCTCCCCCCAGTCCCTCCACTACATCAACCCTGAGGGCTACAATGAGTACCTGTCTGCCATCTGGACAGTGGGCAATGTCATCCAGGACTATGACAG taccaagatgtttcctgtctttGGTTTTGGAGCCCAGCTGCCTTCCACCTCGCAG GTTTCCCATGAATTTCCTATCAATTTCAATCCAGCAAACCCCTTCTGCGCGG GAATAGAGGGTGTGGTGCACGCCTACCAGCAGTGTCTCCCCCGGTTGAAGCTCTGGGGCCCCACCAACTTCTCTCCGATTATCAACCATGTAGCCTGCTTTGCCAGACAAGCTCTTCGCCAGAATATGGCCTCA CAATACTTTGTGCTGCTCATCATCACAGACGGTGTGATCACAGACATGGACCAGACACGCACTGCTATCGTGGAGGCCTCCCGCCTGCCCATGTCTATCATTATCGTGGGTGTGGGAGGGGCGGACTTCAGCGAGATGGAGTTCCTTGACAGTGATGACGAACTGCTGTCCTCGCCCAGGGGGGACGTCGCCTCCAGAGACATCGTCCAGTTTGTGCCCTTCAGAGATTTTCAA
- the LOC120811596 gene encoding copine-3 isoform X2: MASGGAPLPAATHWATKVELTISCENLMDMDVFSKSDPLCALYINTSGSHWYEFGRTEMILNCLNPKFSKKFVVDYYFETVQKMKFCVYDIDNDTHDLGDDDFLGELECTLGQIVSNRQMTRSLLLKDKRPAGRGTITICAEEITDSRVANFEVSGRSLDKKFLWWSDPFLELYKQTETGWQLAHRTEVDCYDNRVSGAHDLIGSFKATLAEMQMGTHVSPVEFECIAPKKLKKKNYKNSGVICIKNCQVVKEYTFLDYIMGGCQINFTIAIDFTGSNGDPSSPQSLHYINPEGYNEYLSAIWTVGNVIQDYDSTKMFPVFGFGAQLPSTSQVSHEFPINFNPANPFCAGIEGVVHAYQQCLPRLKLWGPTNFSPIINHVACFARQALRQNMASQYFVLLIITDGVITDMDQTRTAIVEASRLPMSIIIVGVGGADFSEMEFLDSDDELLSSPRGDVASRDIVQFVPFRDFQGNHTALAQSVLAELPDQVASFFNSYKLKPPNILRESDPS, from the exons ATGGCCTCAGGTGGGGCCCCGTTGCCAGCGGCCACCCATTGGGCCACCAAGGTGGAGCTGACCatctcctgtgagaacctcatgGACATGGACGTCTTTTCTAAGTCTGACCCTCTGTGCGCCTTGTACATTAACACGTCAGGCTCCCACTGGTATGAG TTTGGACGCACAGAGATGATCTTGAACTGCCTGAATCCAAAGTTTTCCAAGAAGTTTGTGGTCGATTACTATTTCGAGACGGTGCAGAAGATGAAGTTCTGCGTGTATGATATTGACAATGACACCCATGACCTGGGGGATGACGATTTCCTGGGGGAGCTTGAATGCACGCTGGGACAG ATCGTTTCTAACAGGCAGATGACCCGATCTCTATTGCTGAAGGACAAGCGGCCTGCAGGTCGTGGGACCATCACA ATATGTGCCGAAGAGATAACCGACAGCAGAGTGGCCAACTTTGAGGTGTCAGGCCGCAGTCTGGACAAGAAG TTTTTGTGGTGGTCCGATCCTTTCCTGGAACTCTACAAGCAGACGGAGACTGGATGGCAGCTGGCTCACAGGACCGAG GTCGACTGCTATGACAACCGTGTGAGCGGCGCTCATGACCTTATTGGCAGCTTTAAAGCCACGCTGGCGGAGATGCAAATGGGAACACACGTTTCCCCT GTGGAATTTGAGTGCATCGCCccaaaaaagctgaaaaagaaaaactataaAAACTCTGGAGTCATTTGCATTAAGAACTGCCAG GTGGTGAAGGAGTACACCTTCCTGGATTATATTATGGGTGGTTGTCAAATCAACTTCACT ATTGCCATTGACTTCACAGGCTCTAACGGGGACCCCAGCTCCCCCCAGTCCCTCCACTACATCAACCCTGAGGGCTACAATGAGTACCTGTCTGCCATCTGGACAGTGGGCAATGTCATCCAGGACTATGACAG taccaagatgtttcctgtctttGGTTTTGGAGCCCAGCTGCCTTCCACCTCGCAG GTTTCCCATGAATTTCCTATCAATTTCAATCCAGCAAACCCCTTCTGCGCGG GAATAGAGGGTGTGGTGCACGCCTACCAGCAGTGTCTCCCCCGGTTGAAGCTCTGGGGCCCCACCAACTTCTCTCCGATTATCAACCATGTAGCCTGCTTTGCCAGACAAGCTCTTCGCCAGAATATGGCCTCA CAATACTTTGTGCTGCTCATCATCACAGACGGTGTGATCACAGACATGGACCAGACACGCACTGCTATCGTGGAGGCCTCCCGCCTGCCCATGTCTATCATTATCGTGGGTGTGGGAGGGGCGGACTTCAGCGAGATGGAGTTCCTTGACAGTGATGACGAACTGCTGTCCTCGCCCAGGGGGGACGTCGCCTCCAGAGACATCGTCCAGTTTGTGCCCTTCAGAGATTTTCAA